The genomic region CTTGTTACCTTCCACTTCTGGCATTAAGTCCACGTATAATTTTCCTTCATGAGGAATTTTAGTATATTCTGCTTGGTCATCTGGAGTAAAATACTTAACCCTTGTATTAGTTCCAGGAATTTTTCTTCCTTCAACTCCAACTTCTGGAAACAAATTATATCGTGGAAAAAAATAAGTAAAATTATTCTCTATCCAATACAGAATCTTATTTATGATACCAAAAACTTTTCTATTACCTAAATCAATAGAGAGTTGCTGTTCCTTTGGTACTGCTAGATGATTGGACTTTGTACCAGACTTGCCAAATTCTTTGGCAGCATATTTAAACTTTTCTAGTAAATATTCCTTACGTTCTTTTGATATTGACATTTTTACCTCACTCACTATTACTTTATCCTATATTATTTTAGACAAAAAGTCAATCTTTCTTAAGATATTAAGAAAAAAAGTAGCAGCAAAATAGCTAAACTGACTTAGATTTATCGACAATTTGAAAAATCATCATTCCGCTACTTGTTAGCGAAATCTATGTTCGTACAGTTGTGCTACCCAACAAACTTATGCTAAACTGTGCTGCCACTAACTTTGCAACCGGTACTCTATAGGGCGAGCATGACACATAATCAACCCCTGATTTGATGAAAAACTCTATGGACTGTGGATTCGCTCCATGCTCTCCACATATACCAAGTTTAATTTCTTTTCTGGTTTTTTTGCCCCTTTCGATAGCTATTCTGATTAATTCCCCTACCCCTTCAACATCTAGCACTTCAAATGGATCGTTTTCAAATATGTTGCTTTCCTTATAAGAATCGAGGAAATTAACTGAATCATCTCGTGAAAGTCCCATAGTTGTTTGTGTTAAATCATTAGTGCCAAAACTAAAAAATTCTGCGTGTTTTGCCAATTTATCAGCAATCAGTGCTGCTCGTGGCAGTTCTATCATCGTTCCGATTGAATAGTTCACATCGAAATTTTCGGCTTCTTTCTTTATTAACTCGCATATCAGAATAAACTCTTTCTCACTCATGATAAAAGGAATCATGATTTCAGGTTTCACTTCTATCTTCTTTTCTTTCCTTAATTCACTTGCAGCACTGAGTATTGCCCTAATTTGCATGCCATATATTTCAGGATGAGAAATGGCAAGTCTACAACCTCGATGGCCAAGCATTGGATTTTTTTCTGATAACTGTGCTATTTTATTTTTTACTGATTCAACTGACTTATTCAGTGATTTGGCAATTTTCTCTATAATAGATTGATTGTGGGGCAAAAACTCATGTAGAGGTGGATCAAGCAAACGTATAGTAACCTCCCTGCCCTCCATAATAGAAAATATTTCTTTGAAATCAGACTTTTGCATTTCTTCGAGTTTATTTAATGCATTTGCCCTTTCATTTTCATCATCAGCTATTATCAATTTTTGAATGAATTCGATTCTATCACTAGCAAAAAACATATGTTCTGTGCGACATAATCCTATACCTTCTGAACCGAATTCTTTTGCAATTTTTGCATCTTTTGGAGTATCAGCATTCGCTCTCACCTTCACTGTTTTGATTTCATCTACCCAGTTAATTATCGTTTTGAATTCTTGAGATAATTCAGGCAAAATTGTAGGAAGAATACCAAGCATAACCTCTCCTGTTCCTCCATTGATGGTGATTGATTCACCTTTATTTACTTTTATATCCCCCATAGAAAGAAATTTTTCATCTTTATCAATATAAAGTCCATTTAGACTACAAATGCATGGTTTACCCATCCCACGAGTTACAACAGCGGCATGGGAGGTCATACCTCCCCTCGCTGTTACTATTCCACTTGCAGCATTCATTCCATTAATATCTTCAGGGCTCGTCTCTGATCTTACCAAAATTACTTTTTTACCCTGCTCTGCAGCTTTTTCAGCATCACTTGCACTGAATACTACATATCCAGAAGCAACACCTGGAGAAGCTGGTAACCCTCTTCCTACTACTTCTTGATCAATTTTAACATCAAGAACTGGATGTAATAAATTGTCAAAGGTTTTTGGATCAATTCTCAATATTCCTTCCTCTTTTGTAATCACTCCTTCGTTTACCATATCAACTATTATGCGAATAGCAGCTTCGGCTGTGCGCTTGCCAGACCTAGTCTGCAAAATCCATAACTTACCGTCTTGTACAGTAAATTCGATATCCTGCATGTCCTTATTATGCCTTTCAAGTTTTTCACATACCGCGCATAATTCTCGGTAGATGCTTGGTAGCAACTTCTCTATGGTGTTTTCTTGCTCGCCGTTAACTGGCATAGGAGTATAAACACCAGAAACCACATCCTCACCCTGAGCATTAACTAAAAACTCACCAAAAAGCTTTTTTTCTCCAGTTGAAGGATTACGTGTAAATATCACGCCGGTTGCAGAATTATCGTTCAGATTGCCAAAAACCATTGCTTGTACATTAACTGCAGTTCCAAGGTTTTCAGAAATACTATGTATTCTTCTATAGGAAACAGCCCTATCGTTTTTCCAAGAGGCAAATACTGCATTAACCGAGTTTAACAATTGCTCTTCAACGTTCTGCGGGAAATGCTTTCCAGTTTTTTCATATACTATCTCTTTGAAATCATTAACAATTTTCTTTAAAACATCAACATTAAGATTAGCTAAGCTTTTTGCTCCACTTTTTTGCTGTTCACTATCAACAATGTCTTGAAATAAGTGATGGTCAAGCTGTAGTACAACACTCGAGTACATCATGATGAAACGACAGTAGCTATCATAGGCAAAACGTTCTCCACTTTTTTTTGCAAGACCAACAACGGTTGCATCATTTAGGCCAACATTTAGGACTGTATCGAGCATGCCCGGCATTGAATTCACACTACCAGAGCGTATGGAAACTAATAAAGGATTATTTGCATCCCCGAATTTACAACCGATGTCACTTTCGAGCATCGCCATGTAGTTTTTTATCTCGTTACGTAGATCACAAGACAATTCATTATCTTGACAATAGGCCTGACAAACAGCAGTGGAAATTGTAAAACCAGGTGGAACAGGAATGCCAATGTTACACATCTCTGCCAGATTTGCTCCCTTCCCTCCTAGTAGATTTCTCATTGCTGCATTACCTTCACAGTTGCTTTGGCTAAAGTAATATATTAACTTTTCTTGCATTTTTTTCGGATTTTCACTAATAAACATACTATACATACTATTCTAATGAATTTGTCAGGCAGGAGTAATAAATTTTGTAAAATTCAGCACAATTAAATAGCCTCTTTTCCTTTCATTCTAGTGTCCCTATTGTCATTCAAGTATTCTTTCCTGTCATCTCAATGACCTCTATGATGTCATACCTGTTGGAGTATGAATGTAGCCTTATCTCACACTCCTGTCATTCCAGTACTGGGATCCAGAAGACTGATCAAGTAATAAGAACTAGTCACGCGCTGGCTCTCTTAAATTACTTTAGCTATAAGTGTTAAGAAATTTACCAATCAAAAAAAAGGCAAAAGAATCCACATGGTGCTGATTTTATTACTGTAATTGATAATGTGCTAACACTTAAACGAAGCGTGTTTAGGCTGAATAGAAAAAAATAAAAAAAGGCATGCAGCCGCCATAATTTCGCCAATAAACACAAGATTTGTCAAGAAGCTTCTATTAAATGAAAGTTATGAAAAAAATCTATTGCAAGTCTTTTAATATTCTGTTAAGAGCTGGGATAATATAAAAATTATCATGTTCGGATTAGAAGACAGGAAATTTCTGATTACTGGTGCATCAGGCGGGATAGGGCAAGCAATTGTAGAAATTATGCATAAGGCCAGAGCAACTTTATGTATTTCTAGTACAAAAAAAGAAGTACTCGAAGAAGTTGCTAAAAAATATGAAAAAAACATTCACGTACTTCCTTGCGACTTATCAAATCCTGAAGAGGTAAATCAACTAATAAATAAAGCAAGTGAGTTGATGAAAGGCTTTGATGGACTCATATGCAATGCAGGAATTACACAAGACAGCTTATTGTTGAGAATGACAGATGAAGCATGGCAAAAGGTAATTGATATTAATTTGAACTCTACATTTAAACTAAATAGAGAAGCATGCAGAAAATTAATTAAAAACAACTGGGGAAGAATCATAAATATTTCCTCAATAGTAGGATTGACAGGAAATGCCGGGCAAGTAAATTATGCAGCATCAAAAGCTGGAATAATAGCTATGAGCAAATCTATAGCAAAAGAAGTTGCAAGTCGCGGTGTAACAGTAAATTGCATTGCTCCTGGGTTTATAGATACTAAGATGACTGAAGTTTTAAATGAAAAACAAAAAGAAAAAATATTAGATAATATTCCAATGAAAAGAATGGGAACAGGAGAAGAAATAGCAGCAGGGGTATTGTTTTTAGCAAGCGACGAAGCAAGATATATAACGGGGCATGTGCTTAACATCAATGGTGGGCTATTTATGTAGCAACACTTATTTATGGACAAACTATGAGTTTTACCTTAAAATAAATATATATAAATTTAGATTCACACTAGTTTATTACTTGGAGGCAAAAGAATGAGCTATATAATAAAAAAATTTTTTAATGCTTTATGTATAGTGCTGTTTCTCTCTTTTTCAGATTACGCAAGTGCTGCTAGCGACATAGAAGATACAACTGCCCAAGTAATATGCAACATTATTGGTTACGTTTGGGGAATAGGCGGACCACTTATGACTGTAGTCATAATAGGTGCAGCTTTGCTTGCAATATTTGGTAGAATGCCATGGCCAGCTCTCTTTGCCTTAGGTATGTTTTGTGGTGTATTTTTTGGCGCCAAAACGATTATAATGAAAATTATACCCAATATAAGTACTGAAGTAAAAGATATGTTGGATAAGTGTGGAAAATAATCCTAAAAGTAAGCGTGTTTTTGTGTGTATTGTTGTTTCATATCTTCAATTTGTAGCAAGTAAGAGCTGTCTTTTGGTAAGCTTTTAACAGCTAAATCGGCGTATTTCATAAATTTCTCTAAATTACCTTCAATACAAGCCTTTTTCGTCAAAGCAAAATAATACATTGCCATATCAGCGCTACGTTTATATGCAATACTTAAATACTTCCAGACAAAGGCGTTATTTGTTTCTACGTTTGCAACCTGCTCTAGGTAAAAAATTGCCTTCTCTATTTCACCGTGTAATAATAAAGTATGAGATAACGCAAGTTTCACTAAATAGTTATTCTTCTCAGATAAATATCTAAGTGATTCTTCATACATTTTTATTGCTTCACTTAAATTTCCAGCTTTGTATAACATCTCCGCTTTTAATTCATATAAATAAGGATCATTGCGTGACTCTTGAATCAATGAATTAACTTTAGTAATAGCCTCTTCTATCTTTCCTTGCCTATAATGAATTACAGCATTTACATACTTAGAACTACCTTCATATTTATTAGATAACACATGAATAGGAGCAAAGAAAGAGTCTAGCTTTGCAACCATACGCTCAAACTTCAGCAATTTATCTGCAAGGATTGGTTTTATATTGTTTTTAACCTTATAATTCTGTACAGCAAATATACGCTTATCACTAAGTGGGTGAGTGCGGAAATACTCTTCAGTGTTTTCATGCTCAATACTCTTAAAATAGTCAAAAATCTCTTTCATACCCAAATTATCATAGCCAGATTCATCTAGGTATCTTAAAGCATAGCTATCTGCTACACTCTCTTGCTCTTGAGAATAGTTAAAAAACAACCTTGAACTAAGCGTTACACCACTAAGCAAGATTGCACTCGCAACCTGAGGGTTAATGACAATACTAGAAACTAATCCTACCATATAACTAATCATTGCTATTGATTGAAAATAACCTACAGCACTACTCATTTGTAATACATGACCAGCAGATATATGAGCAATTTCATGTGCTAATATACCAAGTAAGACATAAGGTTCAGTCGAATATTGTAAAAGCCCTAAATGAATGAAAATGCTATTATTGTTAATTACAAAAGCATTAATCGATCTATCATCAACTATAAAAACTTTTATTTTATCATTATCAATACCCGCAGCAGAAAATAAAGGTTGCGCTAGATCCTTAACTACCGCTTCCACTTCACTATCTCTAATAATACTAACAGAGTAAGCGCTATTACAGTATACGAAAAAAAATAGTAAAACAAAAAGCTTAGACATGGAAATTCCTTGTTTGTATAACTTTGAGGAATTTTGTATTTTAACACTTAAACTATACGAATCTATAAACGCTAGTTTAAATTTTGAACGTAACTGATAAGTTTATCAATGGTAGTTAACTTAATATTATGTTGTTCAGCAAATTCAAGCAACTGGGGTAAGCGCATCATAGAGCCATCATCATTCACTAATTCACAAATAACTGCAGAATGATTACATCCCACTAACTTAGCTATCTCAACACTTGCTTCAGTATGACCAGCACGTTGCTCTACTCCACCCTCATGTGCAATCACAGGAAAAATATGACCGGGAGTTATAATGTCATCCTGAGTTCTATTTTTATCAATAGCAACATGTATAGTTTTTGTTCTATCCTCAGCTGAAACACCCGTAGTAATACCATAACGTGCATCAATTGATGTAGTAAAAGCAGTATGATTTTCACCAACATTTTTTTTTTCCATGAAACTAAGGCCTAACCTTTTCATGTGAACTTTAGTCATTGCTAAACAAACAATCCCTGTACCGTATCTAACCATAAAAGCCACATGTTCTGGCTCTAATTTCTCAGCTAATACAATCAGATCACCTTCATTCTCTCTGTTTTCATCGTCAACTAAAATGAATAATTTACCAGAACTAGCATCCCTCAATACATCTTCCACAGAAGAAATACCGGGTAGACTAATTGAAGGATAAGTTACTTGTACCATGATTTACTTAAACTCAATCTTAACTATTTTATACAATTTCTCTCCATTTGGCACTATCACTTCCACATACTCACCAACTTTTTTGCCAATTAAAGCACTACCGAGTGGTGAATCCGTAGAGATCAACTGCTTTGAAGCATCAGCTTCATACCCACCTACAATCTTATAAACATATTCTATTTCACTGTTATCATCACCGAGCATGCTTACCGTAACAGTTGCACCAAACATTACTGTATCACCAGACAAATTTTTTACTTCTATCACTTCTGCATGTGAAAGTTTACTCTCTACCTCAATTATGCGGCCTTCAATAAAACTTAATCTTTCCCGTGCTGCATGATATTCTGCATTTTCAGATAAATCGCCTTGATCACGAGCATCAGAAATAGCCTGTATGATAGAAGGTTTTTCTTCCTTTAATTTCTCAAGTTCGACTTGCATACTCTCAAAACCTTCCCTTGTAATAGGAAACTTGTTAACAATGGATGAAGTCATAATCACCGCCTAAACGCAATTAAATTGAGTGACAAAATCACTCACAATACCAAGAATATCATCTTTTATATCATCATTCATGTCACCTGACAACTTTTTTAAAACTCCAGGGTGAACAGTTTGAAAATAATTGATAAGATCACACTCGAACCTATTGATGTTGCTCACCTGTACCTTATTTAATTGACCATACAGATTAGAAAAGATATACATAAGCAATACTTGCTCTTCTATTTGCATAGGTGAATACTGTTTTTGCTTTAATAATTCAATAAGGTATTTACCTTTGTTTAAGGACAATTGAACAGTAGCATCAAGATCAGAACCAAATTTAGCAAAGTCTTCCAGTTCTCTATATTGGGCCAAACTCAGCTTTATAGAACCAGCAACTTTTTTCACAGATTTCAATTGTGCAGCAGAGCCAACCCGAGAAACCGATAAACCTATATTCACTGCAGGGCGAAATCCTTTGTGAAACAATTCAGACTCAAGAAAAATTTGTCCATCGGTAATTGAAATCACATTAGTTGGAACATATGCAGATACATCGCCAGCCTGAGTCTCAATAATCGGCAAAGCAGTCAAAGATCCCTGTCCTTTTTCATCAGACATTTTGGCAGCTCTTTCAAGCAAGCGAGAGTGTACATAGAATATATCTCCAGGATAAGCTTCACGACCAGGAGGACGTCTGAGCAATAAGGACATCTGCCTATATGCCACAGCATGCTTAGATAAATCATCATATACCACCAAGCAATGCATTCCATTATCACGGAAAAATTCTCCAATAGTGCAACCGGTATAAGGTGCTAAAAATTGCATAGGCGCGCAGTCAGATGCGCTAGCCACAACTACGGTTGTATACTCTAATGCTCCACTTTCTTTTAGCTTATTCACCACTTTTGCTACTGTCGAAATTTTTTGTCCAATAGCAACATAAACACAGTAAATTTTTTGATTTTCGTTTACCTCATCATTAATCTTCTTCTGATTGATAATAGTATCAATCGCAATAGTGGTTTTACCAATTTGTCTATCGCCAATAATTAATTCACGTTGCCCTCTACCTATAGGAATCAACAAATCTATAATTTTAATTCCTGTCTGCAGAGGTTCATGCACAGATTTACGGTCAATAATACCTGGCGCTTTAGATTCTATATACATTTTGTTCTTGGCTCTAATTTCTCCGCCATCGTCTATAGGATCGCCTAATGCATTTACAACTCTCCCTAATAATTCATGACCTACAGGCACCTGTACAACATCACCACTACATTTTACAACGTCCCCTTCTTTTACATCACGGTCATTGCCAAGCACAACTATTCCAGCTGTATCATGATCTAAATCAAGAACTATTCCTTCTACACCGCTTGCAAAAGATACCTTTTCACCAAACTTTGCTTTTTCCAGCCCATAGACCAATGTGATACCATCCGTTACTGAAATTACTTCACCTATATTTTCTCGTTTTATAGGATTATCAAATGTCTCAACCTTCTCTTTTATTATGTTTACTACTTCAGAGGCATTTATGCTATTCTTCATATACAATTCCTTATTTTCAACATTTCCATTTTACTCAAATCAACCAATCTATCCAAATAACTCTTAAGCGAAGCATCAATCAAGTTAAAACCATACCTAACTACAAAGCCACCTAGTATAGAAGGATCAACCACATGACTGACTTTTATTATTTTACCAAGAAAGTTCAAAGATTCAGTAATTATTTTTATATCAGGTTTCTTTAAAATCTCTGCTGATTTTATAGTAATTTCCAATTCATTTTCACTTTCCCTTACAAGATTTAAGAATTTTTCTAATATAAGGATTAATAAACGGGAGCGCTTGTTTGCAAGTGTAACCATAATAAATTTGACTAAGTTTTCACTCAAGTTCTCCTTTATAGAAAGTATCGCTTCTTTTTTGTGCAAAAGAGAAACCATAGGATGAGATAGATACACAAAAACATCTTGATCTTTAAAAAAAGCTAACAAAAATTCTACTTCTTTTCTTATAATACCTAATCTGCTTCCTGAGACATGAAACAGTGCTCTAGCATAAGATGAAACTAAATTATTGTTTTTCATATTCAATTACCTGTTCTAGTAAATCTAAATTATTTTAGCTACCATTGTTCAATCCAAGCATTTTTTATATAAATAGGTCTTCTCCTTAAGGAAAGAAAACATAAATCATATCTGACTGAATAATCTAAAAAATCAAGATTTTTACTTAAGAAATATTTAGAAGAATTTATAATAGACTGACACTGAAAATGAGATATCGGTACTTCTTTTCCAAATAAACTTGTTTTAACTTCTATAAAAATCAGCTCCCTTTTTTTAGATACAATTAAGTCAATTTCACCCAACTTACAACGGAAGCGACGTTTTATAACATTATAGAATTTCAGCTTTAAATATATCGAAACTAACAATTCTCCAAAGTAACCTACAAAATAGCGTAACCTACTTACCATAAAAAGAATAATTAGCTTTGTGTAACTACTTTGCTTCCTTTTTTATTTTTACTATAAATCTCACCTTTTGCTGAAATATCTCTATCAACTAGCTCTATCACTGCCATTGGAGCGCAATCACCCTTTCGAGTACCAAATTTTATTATTCTAGAATATCCACCTTTACGGTCTTGATAACGATTAGCTAGAACGCTTAATAATTTATCAACTACTAACTTACTATTATGAAGACGTGAAAGCAAAAGCCTTCTACCATGTAAAGAATCGTTATTCTTAGCAATTGTAATAAACTTTTCCACATATGGACGAAGTGCTTTAGCCTTTGGTAAAGTAGTTACAATCTGCTCATGATTAATTAACGAGATAGATAGATTCTTTAACATTGATAACCTATGCTCGGTATAACGAGACAGTTTATTTTTCTTTATTCCATGTTTCATATACTACCTAATCCTCATCAGTATGTTGTTTAGCCAGTTCATCTATATCCTTAGGCGGCCAATTTGGTATATTCATACCCAAAGACAAACCTGAATTATTTAAAATTGCCTTGATTTCATTCAAAGACTTTCGGCCAAAATTAGCAGTTCTTAACATTTCAACTTCCGTCTTTTGCACAAGATCACCTATATAAGTGATATTTTCATTTTTCAGACAGTTATGAGATCTAACAGATAATTCCATTTCATCTACTTTACGCAATAGAACAGGATCATAGCCCAAATCTTTAGCACCACTAGACAAAGAGACCTGCGATTTTTTATAACTCATATCAGAACTAATAAAAGGCTGAAATTGCTCCTGTAATATTCTTGCAGCATAGTCAACAGCTTGACTTGGAGAGATTGTACCATCAGTTTCAATTGACAATATTAGCTTATCTTTATCAGTAACTTGACCAACACGACTATTCTCTACTCTATACGAAACCCTCTCGACAGGACTATATAAAGCATTAACTGGAATGAAACCAATTAAATCTTGTTCATTCATAAGCTTTAAAAATTCATTTTCTTTATATTTATTTACAGGAAGATAACCTTTTCCGCTAGCAACATATATAGTAATGTTAAGCTCCACATCTTGACCTAGTGTACATATCACCAAATCTTTATTAACAATAGAGCATTGGTCATCAGTTTCTATCATTCCAGCTAATACTTGACAAGGCCCTTTAGCGCTCAAATTTAAGCACTTATTAGACGTGTTATTTAGCTTACATCTCAACATGCCCATATTTAATGCTATATCAGTTATGTCTTCCCTAACTCCTTGGATCGAAGTAAATTCATGATTCACGCCTTCAATTTTTATTCCATAAACAGCACTACCGCGAAGAGAAGACAACATTACACGCCTTAATGCATGACCCAACGTTAAAGCAAAACCACTTTCCAAAGGTTCTAGAACTATATCACCTTTTTTACTTGAATCACCTGATATTACCTTAATCGCATTAGGCTTAGTTAATCTATCTAAATTTCCACAGAAAGAGACATTATCACTATAATACATACAAAAACCTTCCAAATATCCTATACTCTTCTTTTTTTCCTTAGTCTACACCCATTATGAGGTATCGCCGTTTTATCTGCAATTGAAGTGACAGTCAATCCACAATTCCTAAGTGCTTTAACTGCAGCTTCTGCACCAAAACCAGGACCACGAATTATTACAGAAACAACCTTCATACCAAATCTCTCTGTTACTTTCTTCGCAGCAGAATCGGCAACCTTACCTGCAGCATAAGGTGTGGATTTTCTCGAACCAGAAAAACCACATGCACCAACAGAAGTCTGGTAAAGCGTATTACCACAAACATCAGTCACATTTACAAAAGTATTATTAAAAGTTGCACGAATATGGACAATACCAGTAATAAACCTTTTTGTATTCTTACCAACCGTTTTAACTTTTTTCATAAAAACTCACGATAATAACAAATTTTATTTTTTTCCAGCAATAGGCAATTTAGATCTGCCTTTACGAGTTTTAGCATTAGTATGGGTTCTTTGTCCCCTCACAGGCAAACCTTTTCTATGCCTTAATCCTCTATAGCAACCGATTTCTATTAAAGATTTTATATCCATAGCCACTTTTTTTCTGAGCTCACCCTCTATGACATATTTTTGCCTAATAAAACTACTAATTTTCTCTATATCTTCATCTTGTAATTCTGAAACACGCTTACGCTCATCAATTTTACAGCTACGACAAA from Wolbachia endosymbiont (group B) of Parapoynx stratiotata harbors:
- a CDS encoding DNA-directed RNA polymerase subunit alpha, producing the protein MYYSDNVSFCGNLDRLTKPNAIKVISGDSSKKGDIVLEPLESGFALTLGHALRRVMLSSLRGSAVYGIKIEGVNHEFTSIQGVREDITDIALNMGMLRCKLNNTSNKCLNLSAKGPCQVLAGMIETDDQCSIVNKDLVICTLGQDVELNITIYVASGKGYLPVNKYKENEFLKLMNEQDLIGFIPVNALYSPVERVSYRVENSRVGQVTDKDKLILSIETDGTISPSQAVDYAARILQEQFQPFISSDMSYKKSQVSLSSGAKDLGYDPVLLRKVDEMELSVRSHNCLKNENITYIGDLVQKTEVEMLRTANFGRKSLNEIKAILNNSGLSLGMNIPNWPPKDIDELAKQHTDED
- the rpsM gene encoding 30S ribosomal protein S13, which produces MARIAGINVPVKKCIPFALTYIHGIGITTANIICRSCKIDERKRVSELQDEDIEKISSFIRQKYVIEGELRKKVAMDIKSLIEIGCYRGLRHRKGLPVRGQRTHTNAKTRKGRSKLPIAGKK
- the rpsK gene encoding 30S ribosomal protein S11, with the translated sequence MKKVKTVGKNTKRFITGIVHIRATFNNTFVNVTDVCGNTLYQTSVGACGFSGSRKSTPYAAGKVADSAAKKVTERFGMKVVSVIIRGPGFGAEAAVKALRNCGLTVTSIADKTAIPHNGCRLRKKRRV